The segment CGGGCACCTATACCGGCGCGGTCGACCTCAACATGATCCCGACCGCGCTGATCGAGTCGATCGAGGTGATCACCGGCGGCGCTTCGGCGGCCTATGGATCGGACGCGATCGCGGGCGTCATCAACTTCCGCCTCAAGAAGAATTTCGAGGGCGTCCAGCTCGACGGCCAGACCGGCATCACCAGCCGCGGCGACGGCTTCACCTCCAGCCTGTCGCTGACGGCGGGCGGCAACTTCGCCGACGATCGCGGCAATGCGGTGCTCTCGGTCGACTATGCCAAGCGCCGCGGCGTCAGCAACCGTTCGCGGGCCTTCTCGCGCATCAGCCGCCCGTCGGGCGCGCTGCCGTTCGGCGTCTATGTGCCGAGCGCGCTCAACCTGCCGGCCGCCGGCGCGGTCGACGGCGTGTTCGCGGGCTATGGCGTCGCGCCGGGCAGCGTCGGCCCCAACAGCAACCTGTCGTTCAACGCCAACGGATCGCTGTTCGCGCCGACCAGCGGCATCAACTATGACGGCAGCGGCCAGGACATCGTCCGCCTCGGCAACGGTGTCTTCTACAATTCGACCGGGGTCAGCGGCCTCACCATCCCGCTCGAGCGCTTCGGCCTGTTCGGCCGCGCCGAATATGAGGTGGCCGACGACATCAACGTCTATGCCGAAGGCGGCTACCAGCATTTCACCTCCAGCCTGGTGTTCGGGCCCGGCTTCAACACGCTGACGGTGCCGACCACCAATCCCTTCATCCCCGACGACCTGCGCACCGTGCTGGCGTCGCGGCCGAACCCGAACGCGTCCTTCTCCGTGCTGCGCCGCTATGCCGATGTCGGGCAGCGGACGGCCGACTTCACCACCAACAGCTATCGCCTGCTCGCCGGCGTCACCGGCCGGATCGAGGCGATCGACGGCACGTTCGACGTGTTCGCCAGCCGTGGCGAGCAGACCGTCGACCGCCGCGACCACAACGGCGTCAACCTGACCACGCTGAACGCGCTGATCAACGCGGCCGACGGCGGCGCCAGCCAGTGCGCGGGCGGCTATGATCCCTTCGCGCTCAACGGCGGCGCGGCCTGTGCGACGCTGCTGCGGTCGACCACGATCCGCAACACCAAGTTCAAGCAGAATTATGTCGAGGCGAACGTCCAGGGCCGCCTCTTCTCCTGGTGGGCAGGCGACGTCCGCTTCGCGCTCGGCGCCGACCGCCGTAGCGACAGCTACGACTTCCAGCCCGACACCGGCGTCCGCACCGGTCAGATATTGGGGATCGAGGGCGTCGGCGTCCCGGCGGTCAACGGCAGCGTCACCGTCAAGGAGGTGTTCGGCGAGCTGCTGGTGCCGATCCTGCGCGATCTGCCGCTGGTCAAGGCGTTCGACGTCACCCTGGGCTACCGCTATTCGGACTATGACCTGTCGGGCGGCGTCGACGCCTACCGGATCGAGGGCGACTGGCGGGTGATCGACGCGCTGCGCATCCGCGGCGGCTTCTCCCGCGCGGTGCGCGCGCCCAACGTCTCCGAACTGTTCACCCCGCAGAGCCCGCTGACCCCGATCATCGGCGCGCCGGGCGCGCCGGGGCAGGGCGACCCCTGCGACGTGCGCAGCGCCTATCGCACCGGCGCGAACGCGGCGCAGGTCCGCGCCCTCTGTCTGGCGCAGGGCGTGCCGGGCCAGATCATCGACAGCTACACCTTCAACAACACCCAACTCGTCGACGGCGGCATCACCGGCGGCAATCCCAAGCTGAAGCCGGAAAGCGCCAACACCTACACGATCGGCGCGGTGCTGACGCCGCGCCTACCGTCCTCGATCCTGTCCAACCTGTCGCTGTCGGTCGATTATTACAGCATCGACCTGAAGAAGGCGATCGGTGCGATCCCGGGCGCCGCGATCGTCCAGCAATGCTATAATCTGGGTGGCGCCAATGCCGGCTATGCGACCGACAACGTCTATTGTTCGGCGATCGGCCGTAGCGACCAGACCGGCCAGATCAACCGGCTGGAATCGTTCAACGTCAATCTCGGCCGGATCAAGACGTCGGGCATCGACGTGTCGCTGGGCGGCACGATCAGGCTGGGCGACGACGCCGGCGCGATCGACCTGTCGGGCACGGTCAACTGGACCGAGAAATATGCCGTCACCAACTTCCCGGGGGCGAGGCCCATGGATCTCGCCGGTTCGATCGGCAGCTCGGCGGGCAGCAATGCGGGGACGCCGGCGGCCTTCCCCGAATGGCGCGCGCAGGCCAACCTGACCTATCGCAACGGCCCGTTCCAGGTCGGCGTCCAATATCGCTACATCGACAAGATGATCGACGTGTCGGCGATCGGCATTCCCAATTCGACCGCGATCGGCACGCCGGCCTATCATTATGTCGATCTCAACACGCAGCTCAAGATCGACGAGCGCCTCACCTTCCGGCTGGGCGTGACCAACCTGACCGACAAGCAGCCGCCGGTCTATACCAGCTTCTATCAGTCCAACACCTATCCGGGCGTCTACGACGTGCTGGGCCGCAGCTTCTACGCCGGGGCGACGGTCAAGTTCTGATGGAGGCGGGGGCCGGGACGTGCCCTTGCGTCCCGGCCCTCCACCCCGGCGACGGGAAATGATAAGCAACGGAGTGGTTATGATCGGACTGGGTCGGCGGATATCGATAGGCCTCGCAGCGGGGACGTTCGCCATGGCGGGCGCCCTGCACGCGGCCGACAAGCCGGAGGTCGCCGCGCCGAAGCCGGCGGCGGCGCAGCCGGCGAACGGCGAGGACGGCGACGTCGGCAGCGCCGCCGACGTCGTCACCCGGCACAGCGGCACCTTCCACGGCCGCGCGATCAAGTATAGCGCGACGGCGGGCCGCCTGCCGATCATGGGCCCCGATGGCAGCGTCGACGCGCAGATGTTCTTCGTCGCCTATACGCAGGACGGCGCGGCGCCGGGCACGCGGCCGATCACCTTCCTGGTCAATGGCGGCCCCGGTGCGGCGACCGCCTGGCTGCACCTGGGTGGAATTGGGCCGCGCAAGGTCCGGCTCAATCCCGACGGCTCGGTGCCCGCGCCGCCGGTACGGCTGACCGACAACCCCGACAGCATCCTCGACCGCACCGACCTTGTGTTCATAGACGCGCCGGGCACGGGCTTCAGTCGCCTGTCGGGCGACGCCGCCAAGGGCCGCCTGCTGGAGAAGCGCGGCGACCTCGACGCCTTCGCGAGCTTCGTCCAGACCTATTTGCGCAAGAACGGCCGCTTCGGCTCGCCGCTCTATCTTTATGGCGAAAGCTACGGCTCGTTCCGCATG is part of the Rhizorhabdus wittichii RW1 genome and harbors:
- a CDS encoding TonB-dependent receptor (PFAM: TonB-dependent receptor; TonB-dependent receptor, plug), yielding MLTVRGTSSVRLRCWLLLGSAMLGSPALAQGVSPVPDAASAPAEDIVVTGSRIARKDLTSSSPLVAIAPSALKTNASVTLDDTLTRLPQVTPSYGSGSNDTSTGGTTTVALRGLGAQRTLVLLNGRRLTAGTYTGAVDLNMIPTALIESIEVITGGASAAYGSDAIAGVINFRLKKNFEGVQLDGQTGITSRGDGFTSSLSLTAGGNFADDRGNAVLSVDYAKRRGVSNRSRAFSRISRPSGALPFGVYVPSALNLPAAGAVDGVFAGYGVAPGSVGPNSNLSFNANGSLFAPTSGINYDGSGQDIVRLGNGVFYNSTGVSGLTIPLERFGLFGRAEYEVADDINVYAEGGYQHFTSSLVFGPGFNTLTVPTTNPFIPDDLRTVLASRPNPNASFSVLRRYADVGQRTADFTTNSYRLLAGVTGRIEAIDGTFDVFASRGEQTVDRRDHNGVNLTTLNALINAADGGASQCAGGYDPFALNGGAACATLLRSTTIRNTKFKQNYVEANVQGRLFSWWAGDVRFALGADRRSDSYDFQPDTGVRTGQILGIEGVGVPAVNGSVTVKEVFGELLVPILRDLPLVKAFDVTLGYRYSDYDLSGGVDAYRIEGDWRVIDALRIRGGFSRAVRAPNVSELFTPQSPLTPIIGAPGAPGQGDPCDVRSAYRTGANAAQVRALCLAQGVPGQIIDSYTFNNTQLVDGGITGGNPKLKPESANTYTIGAVLTPRLPSSILSNLSLSVDYYSIDLKKAIGAIPGAAIVQQCYNLGGANAGYATDNVYCSAIGRSDQTGQINRLESFNVNLGRIKTSGIDVSLGGTIRLGDDAGAIDLSGTVNWTEKYAVTNFPGARPMDLAGSIGSSAGSNAGTPAAFPEWRAQANLTYRNGPFQVGVQYRYIDKMIDVSAIGIPNSTAIGTPAYHYVDLNTQLKIDERLTFRLGVTNLTDKQPPVYTSFYQSNTYPGVYDVLGRSFYAGATVKF